Sequence from the Candidatus Polarisedimenticolia bacterium genome:
GAGCTCCCTGTCGACGGCGGCCCGCTTCGCCGCCGACGTCCTGAACGGAGTCCCGTCGATCGTCGTCGGGATCTTCGCCTATGGCCTGGCGGTCCTTCCCTTCCGGAGGTTCTCCGCGCTGGCGGGAGGGCTGGCGCTCGGGGTGATGATGATCCCGCTCATCGTCCGGACCACGGAGGAGCTGCTGAACCTGGTTCCCGAGACCCTGCGCGAGGGGGCCTTGGCCCTCGGGGCGACGCGGGCGCGGGCGGTTTTCCGTGTTATCCTCCCGGCGGCGCTTCCCGGCATCCTGACGGGAGTGCTGGTGGCGCTCGCGCGCATCGCGGGCGAGACGGCGCCGCTGCTGTTCACCTCGTTCAACAACCGGTACTGGTCGACCCGTCTCGACCAGCCGATGGCGTCGCTGACGGTGCAGATATTCACCTACGCCATCTCCCCATACGAGGACTGGCACCGGCAGGCCTGGGCCGGCGCGACGGTCTTGATCTTCGCCGTCCTCCTGTTCTCGATCCTGGCCCGCGTCGCCACCGCGCGTCTCGAGAGGATGCACCGCCCATGATGCGGACCTCCGCCCCCGAGCGGCCGATGCCTCCGATGGTCCGCCCGATGCCTCCGGAAGGACGCGAAGGGCAATCCCGCGGCGAGCCCTCCGGCGTCTCGCGGGTGTCGATCCAGAACCTGAGCTTCTATTACGGCGACCGGCGGGCCCTGGCTGGAATCTCCCTGGAGGTTCCCGACCGCAGCGTCACCGCCATCATCGGCCCTTCCGGTTGCGGCAAGTCGACGCTCATCAAGTCGATCAACCGGATCGCCGAGATCGGCACCACGATTCGGGTCGAAGGAGAGGTGCTCTTCGACGGCAAGGACGTCTACGCGCCGGGCACCGATCTCGTGGATCTGCGCCGGCGCGTCGGCATGCTGTTCCAGAAACCGAACCCCTTCCCCAAATCGATCTTCGAGAACGTCGCCTTCGGCCCCCGGATCCATCGAAGCGCGCGGCGCTCCGATCTGGAGGGGGTCGTCGAGAAGAGCCTGAGGCAGGCGGCGCTGTGGGAAGAGGTCCGCGACCGGCTCCACACGTCCGCCATCGCCCTTTCGGGAGGCCAGCAGCAGCGTCTCTGCCTGGCCCGGGTGCTGGCGGTGGATCCCGAGGTGATCCTCATGGACGAGCCCTGTTCCGCCCTCGACCCGATCTCCA
This genomic interval carries:
- the pstA gene encoding phosphate ABC transporter permease PstA, giving the protein MRHPIRRKAVSAAFVVFCGASVLLALIPLAFILFFVLKQGLPSLSLDFFTRTPQPVGEAGGGMANAMVGTVVLIGIAALLAVPVGVLTGIYLSEYRKSSLSTAARFAADVLNGVPSIVVGIFAYGLAVLPFRRFSALAGGLALGVMMIPLIVRTTEELLNLVPETLREGALALGATRARAVFRVILPAALPGILTGVLVALARIAGETAPLLFTSFNNRYWSTRLDQPMASLTVQIFTYAISPYEDWHRQAWAGATVLIFAVLLFSILARVATARLERMHRP
- the pstB gene encoding phosphate ABC transporter ATP-binding protein PstB, with product MPPEGREGQSRGEPSGVSRVSIQNLSFYYGDRRALAGISLEVPDRSVTAIIGPSGCGKSTLIKSINRIAEIGTTIRVEGEVLFDGKDVYAPGTDLVDLRRRVGMLFQKPNPFPKSIFENVAFGPRIHRSARRSDLEGVVEKSLRQAALWEEVRDRLHTSAIALSGGQQQRLCLARVLAVDPEVILMDEPCSALDPISTARIEELIEELRKSYTVVIVTHNMQQAARVSDRTAFLLSGELIEMGDTAKIFTNPSDRRTEDYITGRFG